From the genome of Natronolimnobius baerhuensis:
TCGATGGCGTCGACACCATCGCCGACGGCATCGCAACTCGAAGCGTCGGCGAGCACACCTTCGCACACATTCAGGAGTACGTCGACGAGGTCGTCACTGTCTCCGACCCCGAAATCGCCGTCACGATCACCCATCTTCTCGAGCGTTCGAAGACACTCGTCGAAGGCGCTGGCGCAGTCCCATTGACTGCCGTCCTCTTCGAGGCGTTCGACTACGAGCCAGACGAGACTATCGTTCCGTTGCTCTCGGGCGGTAACATCGACCTCAACACGCTCACGAACGTCATCGTCCGCGGCCTCGTCGAAACCGGCCGCTATCTCAAGATTAGAACCGTCCTCAAAGACCAGCCCGGCTCCCTCGAGGATCTCCTCGAAGTGTTCACCGCCCACCAGGCGAACATCTACGCGATTTACCACGACCGCACCTCGAGAGACGTCGAAATGAGCGACACCGAAGTCGAGATCGAACTTGAGATGCGCGGCCCCGACCACGTCGAAGAGTTCCTTGCAGCGATGCGCGAAGCCGGCTACGAAGTCGACGTGCTCGTCTAAGTGGCTGTTGCTCTCGTCACCCTTGGTGACTCCAGAAAACCGAATCGCGTTGGCCCGCGGTTAGGCCTCGCTGCTCAGGTCCGCATCGACGCGAACCTCAGAATCCGTGATCGTCTCGATGTTCTCAGCAGGGACCTCGAGGTCGTCCTCGCCAGCGCCTCCGCGGCCAAGACTCTGGATCCACGCGTTCGTGAGCGTCGGCTCCGGATCGACGTATGCGACCTGCTCGATGGGATCGATTTCCGTGACGATCCCGATCTGTTCGCCCCTGACATCCATCAGGAACTTACCTTCGTCTTCGGTCGAAAGGACAGACATTGCGTTCTACTCAATGGTCTGTCGTTGATAAATAAGTACTGCTGTACACATACCTGTCATCGAGTCACCCACGCCGACCGCCGTTTCGCCTGCTTTTATGCCTCGAGAACACGAGAGACGTGTATGAAACGAATCATCGATACCGACGACGCACCCGCCGCAGTCGGCGCGTACAGTCAGGCGACGACCAACGGCGAGTTGCTGTTCACTGCTGGCCAGATTCCACTGACGACCGAGGGCGAACTCCTCGCGGACGAGTCTATCGAGGCCCAGACCGAACAGGCGCTCTACAACCTCGACGGCGTCCTCGACGAAGCTGGAGCGACGTCAGCGGACGTACTCAAAGTCACCATCTTTCTCGACGATATCGATGATTTCGAGGCGATGAACGACACCTACGCCGAGTACTTCGACGACGAACCGCCCGCACGTAGCGCCGTCGAAGTTGCTGCCCTCCCGAAGGGCGTCAGCATCGAAATCGAAGCCATCGCCACGCTCGAGTGAGCCATGCCCAGTCCGATCTCGCTTCGACCGCGCGTCAAATCCGCCCTGCTCTGGGGCGCTGTTGGATTCATGGCGTTTCTGGTCCTCGTTCAGGGCTACGCACTCGTCGTGGAGCCACTCGTCTCGATCACGCAGGGTGCTGGCATCGCCCTCCTCGTCGCCGCTGGCACCGCCGCCGGGGCGTACGTCCTCGAGCACCGGATCGCCGCCTGGTCTGCCCAGCGAGCAGTTAGTGAGACCAACTCACACAACGACGCCGACTAAAAGTAAGAGTTAAACGACGGACCCGGTTACGATGAGATGGGCCAGGATGGCCGAACGGTAAGGCGCACGCCTGGAAAGCGTGTTCCCTTTGGGATTCAGGGTTCAAATCCCTGTCCTGGCGTTTTTGTCGAAATCAACCGACGAGCGAAGCCTCGCTGAGTGAGTCGCGATTTCGGCAAAACCCAACGAAAGGTTTGAACACGCAAGTCGCAGCGGCGAACGAAGTGAGCCGACCGTCTTGCACCTGTTCAAATCCCTGTCCTGGCGTCTTCTATTGCGAACAATACTCGTGAGCGATAGA
Proteins encoded in this window:
- a CDS encoding Rid family detoxifying hydrolase, with the translated sequence MKRIIDTDDAPAAVGAYSQATTNGELLFTAGQIPLTTEGELLADESIEAQTEQALYNLDGVLDEAGATSADVLKVTIFLDDIDDFEAMNDTYAEYFDDEPPARSAVEVAALPKGVSIEIEAIATLE